TTGTAAAAAGTATCAAGGGTTCGAATCCCTTTCTCACCGAAAAAATTTAATATAATAATACCAATATAATTATTATTTAATTTATTAAATTTATTTATTTAAAAATTAATTAATAATATGAATGTTTACCAGATATATGATTAGTAATGTCACTTACACCAGATATTTCAGGAAAATGCTTAGTTAATCTTTTTTCTATTCCTATTTTTAAAGTTTGATCTATCATAGAACATCCATTACATCCTCCAGAAAATTTTATAACCGCTATACCAGTAGAACTGATTCCAATTAAAATAACTGAACCTCCATGTAACAAAAGTTTTGGATTAATTTTAGTAGATAAAAATCTTTTTACATTAAATTCTAGCTGAGAAAATTTTTTTGATTTTTTTAATATTTTTGCATAAGGAGCTTTTAAAGTAATTTGTGTGCCTAAATCATTTTCTATAATGTCTATAATAGCATTTTTTAAAAATGGAAGCATAGATTTAGAAATATAAATATTAAATTTACTAAAAGATATTACTTTATCATTTATATTATCAATATCTTGATGATCACAATAAGCCATACCACATTCAGCATACATGGTACCTGGAGAGTTAACAAAAATTCTAATATGTGTCTTAGTTTTTTTTTTAGATAATAATTTAATAATATATTTTTCAGCTAAATTAGAAATTGTAATCATAGAATTGCCCTTTATAATATGTTATTGTATAATAATATAAATAAAATATGTTTATATTAATATAATCATAATAATATACAAAATTTTTATTAATTAAATTGTTTTAAAAATATTAATTAATAATAAAAAATTTATAAATTAAATGAACAAAAAAATATATTGGTCTATTATAGGAAAAGGAAAAATAAATATAGTTTTTTTTCATGGATGGGGTATACACTCTATTGTTTGGAATAAAATTATTCCAATATTAAAACTATCCTTTACATTACATATAATTGATTTACCGGGTTTTGGAAAAAGTATTAATTGTTCAGTTATGAATTTTAAAGAAATATCTAATTATTTATTAAAAAAAATAAAAAAAAAAGTAATATGGTTAGGATGGTCTATGGGAGGGCTTATTGCTCATTATATGAGTTTAAATTATCCAAATTATACCATTGCTATGATTCATGTAACTTCATCACCTTTTTTCATAAAAAAAAAAGAATGGTTAGGTGTATCAAAAAATATATTAAAAGTAATAAAAAAAAATATATTTACTAATTACAATAAATTTTTAAAACAGTTTATTATATTACATGTTTTTGATAAAAAAATTAAAAATTTATCAATAAATAATTTTTTTTTAAAAAAATATCCTAATCCAAAAAAAAAAGCTATTGAAGTAGGATATCGATGGTTAACAGAAATTGATCAAAGAAACGAAGTACTCTCAAATAATATTCCCGTACTCAAAATATATGGTGAATTAGATAAAATTGTACCTCGAGAAATATGTTATAAAATAAATTATATACATAAAAATAGTAATTCTATTATTATTAAAGGCGCTAAACATGCTCCTTTTTTATCACACCCTAATATTTTTTGTAATATTTTAAAAAAATTTATTAAAAATAAAAAAATTGATAATTAAAATTAAAATATATTTAATAATAACAGTAATATTAATAAAAAAAATTAATCAATAATTAAAAAGGAATATCTTCATCATCAAAATCAATCTTAGATGTTGTATCTACTAAATGAGATTTATTTTTATAATCTGAAGAAATATCATCATTTAATAATTTATTTTTTCTAATAGATTTATTTTTATTATTTGATATATCCTGAATTTTATCAATAGATGTATTCGATACATTGTTTATATTACGAGAACCTAACATTTGCATAGATCCTGTAACGCTAACAATAACTTCTGTTGTATATCGATCTAGTCCATTTTGATCTTTCCATTTACGTGTTTGCAAAGATCCTTCAATATAAACTTGAGATCCCTTTTTTAAATATTGGCCTGAAATTTCAGCAATTTTTCCAAATAAAACTACTCTATGCCATTCAGTCTTTTCTTTTGTTTCACCTGTATTTTTATCTTTCCATACATCAGAAGTAGCAATAGTAATATTGACTACCGCTCCACCATTAGGCATATACCGTATATCTGGATCCTGCCCTAAATAACCAATCAAAATAACTTTATTTACACCTCTACTAGCCATAAAATTTAACCTAAATGTAATGAATATAAATGTATAAATATTAAAAATTATATCATAAAATATAAAAATATTTTATACTTCTAACTATTTTAGTTAAATCAAATATATATAGATTAAATTATCTATTTATATAAAAATATATTATAGAAATAGATATACATAAAAATTATTTAACTAACTATTATATTTTAAAATAAAAGAAAAAAAATACAACTTTTATATTAGACTAATATATTATCTAATATATCTATATAAGAAAACAAATAAAAAAAACATGAAAAATAATTACTCAAATAAATTTTCTGTTGCTCCTATGTTAAAATATACGGATCAACATTGTCTATTTTTTTATCGACAATTAACAAAAAATACCCTTTTATACACTGAAATGATTACTACACAAAAAATGTTACACTCAAGAAACTTGTTTAATAAAAAACAAATAAAAAATAATCACCCTATAGCAGTGCAACTAGCTGGAAGTAATCCGAAACATATTGAAAAATGTGCAAAAATAGCATATTCAATGGGTTTTAATGAAATAAATTTAAATATTGGTTGTCCATCTAAACATGCGCAACTAGGTAATTTTGGTGTATGTTTAATGCATAAACCTACTTTAGTATATCAATTAATTAAATCTATATATTTCACAGTACCTCTTCCAATAAGTGTTAAAATTAGAATAGGAACTAATAAAAAAAATGATTATCAATCTCTTAAAAATTTTATTAAAAAAGTATCAAAAAATAAATATTGTATTAAATTTATTATTCATGCCAGAATTGCTGATTTAAAAATACAAAGCCCTAAAAAAAACCGCAAAATACCTTTATTAAATTATGATTATGTATATAAAATTAAAAAAGATCTACCAGATTTAATAATTATTATTAATGGAGGAATAAAATCTATTTTAGAAATAAAAAAACATTTACAAAACGTAGACGGAGTTATGATGGGGAGAGAAATATATAAAAATCCATTATTACTTCATAAAATTGAAAAAGAAATTTTTTCTTATAAAAAAAATATCAATTTAAAAAAATGTTTAAAAAAAATGTTGATCTATATTAATCAGGAAAAAAAAAACGGAAATAAAATTATTCATATAATAAAACATATGTTAAATATTTTTTATAATCATCCACAAGCAAAAAAATGGAAATTATATATTTTATATTGCATACATAATAAAAAAAATATATTTAATTTATTTAAAAAAATAAATAAAATTTTTGATAAAAAAAATAAAAATTTTTCCATAAATAATAATATTAAATATTAAAAATATTATTTATATAATAATATTAAATTTATATTTAAAAATTTATATAAGAGAAACTATTGTTTATGATAGATTTTAAAAAAAAAATAAATAAACTAAAAATTCCACCTCATTCATTAGAAGCAGAACAATCAGTTCTAGGTGGTTTAATGTTAGATAATCAACAATGGGATATAGTTTCAGAACATATTGTTGCTGAAGATTTTTATAATAGACAACATCAATTAATTTTCTGTGAAATGAAAAACCTAATTGAAAAAGGTTCTCCAATAGATTTAATTACATTATCAGAATCTTTAGAACAAAAAGGTGAATTAAATAATGTAGGGAGATTTTCTTACTTAGCAGAAATCTCTAAAAATACACCTAGTATTACTAATATTATTGCATATGCCGAAATAATCAGAGAAAGAGCAATTGTACGCGAAATTATTTTAACAGCACACAATATTGCGTATTCTGGATATTACCCTAAAGGAAGAAAAAGTACGGAATTATTAGATTATGCTGAATCTAGCATATTTAAAATATCTGAAACACGAAAAAAAAATAACACAGGTCCAAAGAATATCGAAAAAATTTTAGATAGCACAATACAATCAATTGAAAAACTTTTAAAAAAACCTAATAATGGTATTACTGGATTAAATACCGGATATCATGATCTAAATAAAAAAACATTTGGTTTACAACAATCAGACTTAATTATTATTGCTGCTCGACCATCAATGGGGAAAACAACATTTGCTATGAATCTATGTGAAAATACAGCAATGTTATATGAAAAACCAATTTTAATTTTTAGTTTAGAAATGCCCGGAGAACAAATTATGATTCGTATGTTAGCTTCATTATCAAGAGTAAATCAATCAAAGATTAGAACTGGAAAATTAAATGATGAAGAATGGAGTAGAATATCTAGCACTATTAATATTTTATTAAAAAAAAAAAACATATATATTGATGATTCATCAGGTCTAACACCTAATGAAGTACGCTCACGTTCAAGAAAAATATATAGAGAAAATAACGGATTAAGTTTAATTATGATTGATTATTTACAATTAATAAAAATACCATCATTATCGGGAAATAGAACATTAGAAATAGCTGAAATTTCAAGAACATTAAAATCACTGGCAAAAGAACTTAATATTCCTATTATAGCTTTATCACAATTAAATCGATCATTAGAACAAAGATCTGATAAAAGACCAGTAAATTCAGATTTAAGAGAATCTGGCTCTTTAGAACAAGACGCTGATTTAATTTTATTTATTTATAGGGATGAATTATATCATGAAAATAGTGAATTAAAAGGAATTGCAGAAATTATCATAGGAAAACAAAGAAATGGCCCTACTGGAACAGTTCGATTAACATTTAATGGACAATGGTCAAGATTCGATAACTATTATAATCAAAAATATCAATTCTAAACTTTAAATAAATAAAAAATATATTTAAATTTTATATATAAAAATATATTAAAAAAAAATTTATATAAAAAATTATTTATCTGATATAAATAAATAATTCATTTTATGAGAATAATTATGTTATCACATTAAGTTAGATCATATCTCTATAAATATAGAAAATTTTTTATATTTATGATATATTTATTATATAAAAAAAATAATTTTATTTATTTAAATAAATAAAAATATAATAAAATACTTATAAAATATCCAATTATTAATATGATTATATTATCTTTTGATTATGGTATTAAAGTTATTGGTGTTGCTATATCTGAAACTAAATTAAATTATTCTATTCCTATAAAATCTATTATAAATAATAAAAAAAATACTCTTTGGGAAAAAATTAACAATATAATAAAATATTGGAATCCCAAATATATTATTATAGGTTATCCATATAGAATTAAAAAAAACATTAATAAAAAAATAAAAAATTTTAGTGAACAAATAAAAATACGATTTAAAAAAAATATTTATTTACATGATGAAAATTATTCAACAACAGAAGCTAAATTATTATTAAAAAAAAATTTAAAAAAAAAAAAATCACATTGTATACATTCTGTTTCAGCAAAAATAATTCTTGATAGTTGGTTAGAAACTAATAAGGATATTTATTAAAATAAGTAAATTGTATTTTTATTCATAAAAATAAATTTTATACAAAAAATATAACTATTTTTATTAAAAAATTAAATTTATAATTAAAAAACTATGTATAAGAAAAAAATATATATTTTACCACCAATTAGTTTATATATTCATATACCTTGGTGTATAAAAAAATGCCCATATTGTGATTTCCATTCATATAAATATTCTAAAAAAATTTCAGAAGAAAAATATATAAAACATATAATCAAAGATCTAAAAGAAGATAAAAAAATAATTTCAAATAGATCAATTAAATCAATTTTTATTGGAGGAGGAACACCAAGTTTATTAAAGAGTAAAACAATTGAATTATTAATTCAAAAAATAAAAAAAACTATATCAGTTTCTAAAAAAATAGAAATTTCTATAGAAATCAATCCAGACAAATATCAAAGAGAAAAAATAATAAAATACCATCAATCCGGAATTAATAGATTTTCTATTGGCGTACAAACATTCAATAATAATTTACTTAAAAAAATTGAAAGAACATATAAAAAAAAATCAGTAATTGATCTTATTAAATCTACTAAAAATATAGTAAATAGAAATCTAAATATAGATATTATTTATGGATTACCTCATCAATCTGTTAAAGAAGCTCTTAGTGACTTAATACAAGCAATAAAATTAAAACCAGAACATATTTCATGGTATCAACTAGATATTGAACCAAATACTAAATTTTATACA
The nucleotide sequence above comes from Buchnera aphidicola (Cinara curvipes). Encoded proteins:
- a CDS encoding NfuA family Fe-S biogenesis protein yields the protein MITISNLAEKYIIKLLSKKKTKTHIRIFVNSPGTMYAECGMAYCDHQDIDNINDKVISFSKFNIYISKSMLPFLKNAIIDIIENDLGTQITLKAPYAKILKKSKKFSQLEFNVKRFLSTKINPKLLLHGGSVILIGISSTGIAVIKFSGGCNGCSMIDQTLKIGIEKRLTKHFPEISGVSDITNHISGKHSYY
- a CDS encoding alpha/beta fold hydrolase, with amino-acid sequence MNKKIYWSIIGKGKINIVFFHGWGIHSIVWNKIIPILKLSFTLHIIDLPGFGKSINCSVMNFKEISNYLLKKIKKKVIWLGWSMGGLIAHYMSLNYPNYTIAMIHVTSSPFFIKKKEWLGVSKNILKVIKKNIFTNYNKFLKQFIILHVFDKKIKNLSINNFFLKKYPNPKKKAIEVGYRWLTEIDQRNEVLSNNIPVLKIYGELDKIVPREICYKINYIHKNSNSIIIKGAKHAPFLSHPNIFCNILKKFIKNKKIDN
- the ssb gene encoding single-stranded DNA-binding protein, which encodes MASRGVNKVILIGYLGQDPDIRYMPNGGAVVNITIATSDVWKDKNTGETKEKTEWHRVVLFGKIAEISGQYLKKGSQVYIEGSLQTRKWKDQNGLDRYTTEVIVSVTGSMQMLGSRNINNVSNTSIDKIQDISNNKNKSIRKNKLLNDDISSDYKNKSHLVDTTSKIDFDDEDIPF
- the dusA gene encoding tRNA dihydrouridine(20/20a) synthase DusA — its product is MKNNYSNKFSVAPMLKYTDQHCLFFYRQLTKNTLLYTEMITTQKMLHSRNLFNKKQIKNNHPIAVQLAGSNPKHIEKCAKIAYSMGFNEINLNIGCPSKHAQLGNFGVCLMHKPTLVYQLIKSIYFTVPLPISVKIRIGTNKKNDYQSLKNFIKKVSKNKYCIKFIIHARIADLKIQSPKKNRKIPLLNYDYVYKIKKDLPDLIIIINGGIKSILEIKKHLQNVDGVMMGREIYKNPLLLHKIEKEIFSYKKNINLKKCLKKMLIYINQEKKNGNKIIHIIKHMLNIFYNHPQAKKWKLYILYCIHNKKNIFNLFKKINKIFDKKNKNFSINNNIKY
- the dnaB gene encoding replicative DNA helicase is translated as MIDFKKKINKLKIPPHSLEAEQSVLGGLMLDNQQWDIVSEHIVAEDFYNRQHQLIFCEMKNLIEKGSPIDLITLSESLEQKGELNNVGRFSYLAEISKNTPSITNIIAYAEIIRERAIVREIILTAHNIAYSGYYPKGRKSTELLDYAESSIFKISETRKKNNTGPKNIEKILDSTIQSIEKLLKKPNNGITGLNTGYHDLNKKTFGLQQSDLIIIAARPSMGKTTFAMNLCENTAMLYEKPILIFSLEMPGEQIMIRMLASLSRVNQSKIRTGKLNDEEWSRISSTINILLKKKNIYIDDSSGLTPNEVRSRSRKIYRENNGLSLIMIDYLQLIKIPSLSGNRTLEIAEISRTLKSLAKELNIPIIALSQLNRSLEQRSDKRPVNSDLRESGSLEQDADLILFIYRDELYHENSELKGIAEIIIGKQRNGPTGTVRLTFNGQWSRFDNYYNQKYQF
- the ruvX gene encoding Holliday junction resolvase RuvX, giving the protein MIILSFDYGIKVIGVAISETKLNYSIPIKSIINNKKNTLWEKINNIIKYWNPKYIIIGYPYRIKKNINKKIKNFSEQIKIRFKKNIYLHDENYSTTEAKLLLKKNLKKKKSHCIHSVSAKIILDSWLETNKDIY
- the hemW gene encoding radical SAM family heme chaperone HemW — its product is MYILPPISLYIHIPWCIKKCPYCDFHSYKYSKKISEEKYIKHIIKDLKEDKKIISNRSIKSIFIGGGTPSLLKSKTIELLIQKIKKTISVSKKIEISIEINPDKYQREKIIKYHQSGINRFSIGVQTFNNNLLKKIERTYKKKSVIDLIKSTKNIVNRNLNIDIIYGLPHQSVKEALSDLIQAIKLKPEHISWYQLDIEPNTKFYTQDIILPSLLDIKKIRSKGKKILRKSGYKQYEISAFTKKKKYQCIHNLNYWNFGDYIGIGCGAHGKITQLNKKIIRTIKTKRDEIYIKKKYTEKKYIVPKEDIPFEFFLNKFRLLKPISYSSFEKSTNLNIQIIQEKIFSAKKKGYLIDKNYHWIITKYGKKHLNSLLSIFLK